Proteins encoded together in one Nyctibius grandis isolate bNycGra1 chromosome 1, bNycGra1.pri, whole genome shotgun sequence window:
- the TTLL2 gene encoding LOW QUALITY PROTEIN: probable tubulin polyglutamylase TTLL2 (The sequence of the model RefSeq protein was modified relative to this genomic sequence to represent the inferred CDS: inserted 1 base in 1 codon), which produces MEMMADDYDTRDILRPLVFRLHENVPAIVREVLLECGWTEFHKKEQDDADWNLYWRNSPFHMTDHHSIKPWQRLNHYPEAVRITRKDYLARHLRRMKGAYGSALYEFSPVAFIMPNDYVKFIAEYSKERQSVSRRPSYWICKPVHLSRGRGILIFQDIEALVYDCTVIVQKYISNPLLISGYKLDLRLYVCVTSFCPLTIYTYEEGLVRFATEKFDLGSLDNVYAHLTNTSINKYGASYKKYKEGIGCGCKWTFSKFRSYLRIFGVDDMLLWQKINNIVILTLLAVSPLPMASNCFELFGFDILIDDKFKPWLLEVNYNPALCLDCSIDDTVKRKLLHDIVELLNYKQIDTLRRNQVAGTKSGRRRVPWSIAGESASGEAPGLLTCRKMGKCTSAGAVQPALQAARGSICKVATLTKKTARAHPRKTLTSQLRERMNMPKISSQAKAEGKNKQLQGAGHSPHKSAQLNRWLPTANFCSYELTTRPYFLSDEDQRPIXWVGDFVLIFPFNEAALQASRDGTDVKSIIKEINKLVSKQLPSKQQNTKKSVGCLTSV; this is translated from the exons ATGGAGATGATGGCAGATGACTATGATACGAGAGATATCTTGAGGCCTTTGGTCTTCCGTCTCCATGAAAATGTCCCTGCAATAGTTCGTGAGGTTTTACTGGAATGTGGGTGGACTGAATTTCACAAAAAGGAGCAAGATGATGCAGACTGGAACCTGTACTGGCGGAACTCACCTTTCCATATGACAGACCACCACAGCATTAAACCATGGCAGAGGCTCAACCACTACCCAGAAGCTGTCCGGATCACCAGAAAAGACTATTTGGCAAGGCATCTGAGACGTATGAAAGGAGCATATGGATCAGCTCTGTATGAATTCAGTCCAGTGGCATTCATCATGCCCAATGACTATGTCAAATTTATAGCAGAATACAGCAAGGAGAGACAGTCAGTAAGCAGAAGACCTAGCTACTGGATTTGCAAGCCTGTGCATCTTTCCCGTGGAAGGGGCATACTCATTTTCCAAGACATTGAAGCCTTAGTATATGACTGTACAGTCATCGTGCAGAAGTACATTAGCAACCCCTTGCTTATTTCAGGATATAAATTGGATCTGCGCCTCTACGTGTGTGTCACTAGTTTTTGCCCCCTCACCATTTACACTTACGAAGAAGGACTGGTGAGGTTTGCCACTGAAAAGTTTGACCTTGGTTCTCTGGACAACGTCTATGCCCACCTAACAAACACCAGCATCAACAAATACGGAGCTtcatataaaaaatacaaagaagggATCGGCTGTGGCTGCAAATGGACGTTCAGCAAATTTCGTTCTTACCTTCGAATATTTGGGGTTGATGACATGCTCCTCTGGCAGAAGATCAATAACATAGTGATTCTCACCCTGCTTGCTGTAAGCCCCTTACCAATGGCTTCCAATTGCTTTGAGCTCTTTGGCTTTGACATCCTGATTGATGACAAATTCAAGCCGTGGCTTTTAGAAGTCAACTACAATCCAGCCTTGTGTTTAGACTGTTCCATTGATGacactgtgaaaagaaaacttcttcACGATATTGTTGAACTGCTGAACTACAAACAGATTGACACTCTCAGGCGAAACCAAGTGGCTGGGACAAAGTCTGGCAGAAGGCGGGTGCCCTGGAGCATAGCTGGTGAGAGTGCCAGCGGGGAGGCTCCTGGCTTACTCACTTGCCGAAAAATGGGTAAATGTACTTCTGCTGGTGCTGTACAACCTGCCCTGCAGGCTGCAAGAGGATCAATTTGTAAGGTGGCTACCCTGACCAAGAAAACTGCCAGAGCACATCCAAGAAAAACACTGACTTCCCAGCTGCGGGAAAGGATGAACATGCCAAAAATATCCTCCCAAGCAAAAGCTGaaggtaaaaataaacagctcCAAGGAGCTGGGCATTCTCCACACAAGTCTGCCCAACTCAACCGCTGGTTACCTACAGCCAACTTCTGCAGCTACGAGTTAACCACACGCCCCTATTTCCTCTCTGATGAAGACCAGAGGCCTA CCTGGGTAGGAGATTTtgtccttatttttcctttcaatgaaGCTGCACTTCAagcttccagggatgggacagaTGTAAAGAGCAtcataaaggaaataaacaaaTTAGTGAGCAAACAGTTACCATCAAAACAGcagaacacaaagaaaagtGTAGGCTGTTTAACTTCTGTGTAA